Proteins from a single region of Streptomyces sp. TN58:
- a CDS encoding YchJ family protein, producing MPTPALPCPCGLPAAYPECCGRFHSGDGQAPTAELLMRSRFSAFAVGDTAYLLRSWHSSTRPARLDLDPGQRWERLEILAVERGGMFETEGSVEFRAHYREGRHTGSLHEHSAFTREAGAWVYVGPLSPVDFD from the coding sequence ATGCCCACCCCCGCCCTGCCATGCCCCTGCGGACTGCCCGCCGCCTACCCGGAGTGCTGCGGCCGCTTCCACTCCGGCGACGGCCAGGCGCCGACCGCCGAGCTGCTGATGCGCTCCCGGTTCAGCGCCTTCGCCGTCGGCGACACCGCCTACCTGCTGCGCTCCTGGCACTCCTCGACACGCCCGGCCCGCCTGGACCTTGACCCCGGGCAGCGCTGGGAGCGGCTGGAGATCCTCGCCGTGGAGCGCGGCGGGATGTTCGAGACGGAGGGCTCGGTGGAGTTCCGCGCCCACTACCGTGAGGGCCGGCACACCGGCTCGCTGCACGAGCACAGCGCCTTCACCCGGGAGGCCGGGGCCTGGGTCTACGTCGGCCCCCTCTCCCCCGTCGACTTCGACTGA